In a genomic window of Brassica rapa cultivar Chiifu-401-42 chromosome A10, CAAS_Brap_v3.01, whole genome shotgun sequence:
- the LOC103844490 gene encoding ELMO domain-containing protein A, whose amino-acid sequence MKRGKGDKKGTKNRDVSGQVVPLTEPVVVAPPMVGTRSWIGGLFTRSSRRQDKSIDYTLSPLQEERLQKLQDRLLVPFEETRIDHQESLKALWNASFPNINLTGLVTEQWKDMGWQGPNPSTDFRGCGFIALENLLFSARTYPVCFRRLLLKQKGDRAKWEYPFAVAGINISFMLIQMLDLQNTPKPKCLPGMNFLKLLEEDENAFDVLYCIAFAMMDAQWLAMHASYMEFNEVLQATRNQLERELSLDDTHRIQDLPAYNLLFQ is encoded by the exons ATGAAGCGTGGAAAAGGCGACAAAAAGGGAACAAAGAACCGAGATGTCAGCGGTCAAGTAGTTCCGCTCAC tGAACCGGTGGTTGTAGCTCCGCCTATGGTTGGAACAAGATCGTGGATAGGAGGGCTCTTTACACGCTCCAGTAGACGTCAAGACAAGTCAATCGACTATACTTTGTCTCCTCTTCAG GAGGAAAGACTTCAAAAGCTGCAAGATCGTTTGCTTGTACCTTTTGAAGAGACACGCATTGACCATCAG GAATCACTTAAAGCATTGTGGAATGCATCATTTCCGAACATTAATCTCACAGGCTTAGTAACAGAACAATGGAAAGATATGGGATGGCAAGGTCCCAATCCATCTACCGATTTCAG GGGTTGTGGATTTATTGCTCTAGAGAATTTGCTATTTTCCGCAAGAACATATCCg GTTTGTTTCCGGAGACTATTACTGAAACAAAAAGGCGACAGGGCAAAGTGGGAGTACCCTTTTGCAGTTGCTGGAATCAATATCTCTTTCATGCTGATCCAAATGCTCGATTTACAAAACACTC CAAAGCCGAAATGTCTTCCAGGAATGAATTTTCTCAAACTCTTAGAag AAGACGAGAATGCATTCGATGTACTATATTGTATAGCTTTCGCGATGATGGATGCTCAGTGGCTTGCGATGCACGCTTCTTACATGGAATTCAAT GAAGTATTACAGGCGACTCGGAATCAGCTAGAGAGAGAGCTTTCGTTGGACGATACTCATCGGATTCAAGATCTCCCTGCTTATAATCTCTTGTTCCAAtag
- the LOC103844489 gene encoding protochlorophyllide reductase C, chloroplastic isoform X1, which translates to MALQAAYSLLPSTVSIRKEGKFSASLKETTPTGFSFSNHLKADKISTLLTVKEQRRQSPRFSSVTRAQTVATPRANEASPEQKKTQRKGTAVITGASSGLGLATAKALAETGEWHVVMACRNFLKAEKAAKSVGMSKEDYTVMHLDLASLESVKQFVESFRRAERPLDVLVCNAAVYQPTAKEPSFTAEGFEISVGTNHLGHFLLSRLLLDDLKKSDYPSKRMIIVGSITGNTNTLAGNVPPKANLGDLRGLASGLNGQNSSMIDGGEYDGAKAYKDSKVCNMLTMQELHRRYHEETGVTFASLYPGCIATTGLFREHIPLFRLLFPPFQKYITKGYVSEEEAGKRLAQVVSDPSLGKSGVYWSWNNNSSSFENQLSKEASDAEKAKKLWEVSEKLVGLA; encoded by the exons ATGGCTCTTCAGGCTGCATATTCTCTTCTTCCTTCTACCGTCTCAATCCGCAAAGAG GGTAAGTTCAGTGCTTCTCTAAAGGAGACGACTCCAACTGGTTTTTCATTCTCCAACCATCTTAAAGCCGATAAAATCTCCACCCTCTTAACCGTCAag GAACAGAGAAGACAAAGTCCGCGTTTCTCCAGCGTTACTCGCGCACAGACAGTTGCAACTCCTCGGGCGAACGAAGCCTCGCCGGAGCAAAAGAAGACGCAGAGAAAAGGCACCGCAGTGATCACCGGAGCTTCCTCCGGTCTCGGTTTAGCCACGGCCAAGGCTTTAGCAGAAACAGGGGAATGGCACGTGGTCATGGCTTGCAGGAACTTTCTCAAAGCCGAGAAAGCGGCGAAATCCGTGGGAATGTCTAAGGAAGACTACACGGTGATGCATCTCGATCTCGCCTCGCTAGAAAGCGTGAAGCAGTTTGTTGAAAGTTTCCGGAGAGCAGAACGGCCGTTGGATGTTCTTGTCTGCAACGCTGCGGTTTACCAGCCGACTGCTAAAGAACCTTCCTTTACAGCTGAAGGGTTTGAGATAAGCGTTGGGACTAACCATTTAGGACATTTTCTTCTCTCGAGGTTGCTTCTTGATGATTTGAAGAAATCTGACTATCCATCAAAACGTATGATTATCGTAGGATCTATTAcag GAAACACAAACACTTTGGCTGGGAATGTACCGCCAAAGGCGAACCTTGGAGACCTAAGAGGCTTAGCATCGGGGTTGAACGGGCAGAACAGTTCGATGATAGATGGAGGAGAGTATGATGGAGCCAAAGCATACAAAGACAGCAAAGTGTGCAACATGCTGACAATGCAGGAGCTTCACAGACGTTACCACGAGGAAACTGGTGTCACGTTTGCTTCACTTTACCCTGGTTGCATCGCTACGACGGGATTGTTCAGAGAACACATACCTCTGTTCAGGCTTCTGTTTCCGCCTTTTCAGAAGTATATCACCAAAGGTTATGTATCTGAGGAGGAAGCTGGGAAAAGACTAGCACAG GTTGTGAGTGATCCGAGCCTGGGAAAGTCAGGGGTGTATTGGAGCTGGAACAATAACTCCTCTTCGTTTGAGAATCAGCTTTCGAAAGAAGCAAGTGATGCAGAGAAGGCAAAGAAACTGTGGGAGGTTAGCGAGAAGCTTGTTGGCTTGGCCTGA
- the LOC103844489 gene encoding protochlorophyllide reductase C, chloroplastic isoform X2 has product MALQAAYSLLPSTVSIRKEGKFSASLKETTPTGFSFSNHLKADKISTLLTVKRRQSPRFSSVTRAQTVATPRANEASPEQKKTQRKGTAVITGASSGLGLATAKALAETGEWHVVMACRNFLKAEKAAKSVGMSKEDYTVMHLDLASLESVKQFVESFRRAERPLDVLVCNAAVYQPTAKEPSFTAEGFEISVGTNHLGHFLLSRLLLDDLKKSDYPSKRMIIVGSITGNTNTLAGNVPPKANLGDLRGLASGLNGQNSSMIDGGEYDGAKAYKDSKVCNMLTMQELHRRYHEETGVTFASLYPGCIATTGLFREHIPLFRLLFPPFQKYITKGYVSEEEAGKRLAQVVSDPSLGKSGVYWSWNNNSSSFENQLSKEASDAEKAKKLWEVSEKLVGLA; this is encoded by the exons ATGGCTCTTCAGGCTGCATATTCTCTTCTTCCTTCTACCGTCTCAATCCGCAAAGAG GGTAAGTTCAGTGCTTCTCTAAAGGAGACGACTCCAACTGGTTTTTCATTCTCCAACCATCTTAAAGCCGATAAAATCTCCACCCTCTTAACCGTCAag AGAAGACAAAGTCCGCGTTTCTCCAGCGTTACTCGCGCACAGACAGTTGCAACTCCTCGGGCGAACGAAGCCTCGCCGGAGCAAAAGAAGACGCAGAGAAAAGGCACCGCAGTGATCACCGGAGCTTCCTCCGGTCTCGGTTTAGCCACGGCCAAGGCTTTAGCAGAAACAGGGGAATGGCACGTGGTCATGGCTTGCAGGAACTTTCTCAAAGCCGAGAAAGCGGCGAAATCCGTGGGAATGTCTAAGGAAGACTACACGGTGATGCATCTCGATCTCGCCTCGCTAGAAAGCGTGAAGCAGTTTGTTGAAAGTTTCCGGAGAGCAGAACGGCCGTTGGATGTTCTTGTCTGCAACGCTGCGGTTTACCAGCCGACTGCTAAAGAACCTTCCTTTACAGCTGAAGGGTTTGAGATAAGCGTTGGGACTAACCATTTAGGACATTTTCTTCTCTCGAGGTTGCTTCTTGATGATTTGAAGAAATCTGACTATCCATCAAAACGTATGATTATCGTAGGATCTATTAcag GAAACACAAACACTTTGGCTGGGAATGTACCGCCAAAGGCGAACCTTGGAGACCTAAGAGGCTTAGCATCGGGGTTGAACGGGCAGAACAGTTCGATGATAGATGGAGGAGAGTATGATGGAGCCAAAGCATACAAAGACAGCAAAGTGTGCAACATGCTGACAATGCAGGAGCTTCACAGACGTTACCACGAGGAAACTGGTGTCACGTTTGCTTCACTTTACCCTGGTTGCATCGCTACGACGGGATTGTTCAGAGAACACATACCTCTGTTCAGGCTTCTGTTTCCGCCTTTTCAGAAGTATATCACCAAAGGTTATGTATCTGAGGAGGAAGCTGGGAAAAGACTAGCACAG GTTGTGAGTGATCCGAGCCTGGGAAAGTCAGGGGTGTATTGGAGCTGGAACAATAACTCCTCTTCGTTTGAGAATCAGCTTTCGAAAGAAGCAAGTGATGCAGAGAAGGCAAAGAAACTGTGGGAGGTTAGCGAGAAGCTTGTTGGCTTGGCCTGA
- the LOC103844702 gene encoding protein ACCELERATED CELL DEATH 6, with product MAEILNLLLVPIRQNLINSRDEEKRSVLSYAASIGYDEGVERLLQEFSNIAYVKDPDGFFPIHSACRRGHMGALQAILQSCPDTIELLNLQGQNVLHVAAECGKNEVVKYILKNEKYANLINQKDHKGNTPLHLATMFWYPMIVHILTKDERVNVGEQNKLGFTALDAAEECMDLNPTFRERLTWMALVCVGTPRALKLMPYDSFLAPGPQEGIIQSNEMPSAKKYKDRVNTLLLLAILVATVAFSAAFSVTKVPEGETHWYKVFVVSVGFWSSACFLLVWANAIGPATSVTEKREERAGPRDTQAHELDS from the exons atggcAGAGATCTTAAATCTTCTATTAGTACCCATCCGCCAAAACCTCATTAACTCAAGGGACGAAGAGAAAAGGAGCGTTCTCTCATATGCAGCGTCCATAGGATATGATGAAGGAGTAGAACGTCTATTACAGGAGTTTAGTAATATTGCTTATGTTAAGGATCCTGATGGCTTCTTCCCCATCCATTCGGCTTGCAGAAGAGGTCATATGGGTGCTCTGCAGGCTATCCTGCAATCCTGCCCTGACACGATAGAGCTACTTAACCTACAAGGCCAAAATGTCCTTCACGTTGCAGCTGAATGTGGGAAAAACGAAGTTGTCAAATACATTCTCAAAAACGAAAAGTATGCAAACCTCATAAATCAGAAGGATCATAAAGGAAACACTCCACTACACTTGGCTACAATGTTCTGGTATCCAATGATTGTCCATATACTTACAAAGGATGAAAGGGTTAACGTGGGTGAACAGAACAAATTGGGCTTTACAGCTCTTGATGCAGCTGAGGAATGTATGGATTTGAACCCCACTTTCCGTGAG CGACTGACATGGATGGCTTTAGTTTGTGTTGGTACCCCAAGAGCCCTAAAGTTAATGCCGTATGATTCATTTTTGGCACCTGGGCCTCAGGAAGGAATCATCCAGTCCAATGAGATGCCATCTGCCAAAAAGTACAAGGATAGAGTTAACACCCTGCTGTTGCTGGCTATACTCGTTGCCACTGTTGCATTTTCTGCAGCTTTCAGTGTGACAAAAGTACCTGAAGGAGAAACACATTGGTATAAAGTCTTTGTGGTCTCTGTGGGTTTTTGGTCTTCAGCTTGTTTTCTTCTGGTTTGGGCCAATGCTATTGGGCCTGCTACTTCAGTAACGGAGAAAAGAGAAGAGCGCGCTGGGCCTCGTGACACTCAAGCCCACGAGCTCGACAGCTGA
- the LOC103844326 gene encoding MATH domain and coiled-coil domain-containing protein At2g42465 yields the protein MEKALSLEIDDFSKKNNGIKSDNFSSGGCEWFVKVYPKGYRCSDHLSLFLHVVNPESLRRGWKRRAIYCFVLSNQSGQVLYRSPNESKCDLFCAEVPNWGCQKTLPLTELGFLEKNKLTVEVYIKVVEVVHQGKSTENDIIDFNGFQIIASQAFSVANIVSQDPYFVVDFRPENQWVQTKYMSLLGLVETLSKSPQSLSATELSNAQRDLTALTEAGFKLDWLNSKLEEVSLEWKKASHSDGSSVQQLKEQVKNVELSLSDLIVELENVKIKSAAAAKVSSFQFIDFLIKKFFLSCFSFSKS from the exons ATGGAGAAGGCATTGAGTTTGGAGATAGATGACTTTTCGAAGAAGAACAATGGGATAAAGTCCGATAACTTCTCAAGTGGTGGCTGCGAATG gTTTGTTAAGGTGTATCCCAAGGGATACCGTTGCTCTGATCACTTGTCTCTGTTCCTACACGTTGTGAATCCTGAATCATTGAGACGTGGATGGAAAAGGAGAGCTATTTATTGCTTCGTTTTATCGAATCAATCCGGCCAAGTTCTATACAGATCACCAA ATGAAAGCAAGTGCGATTTGTTCTGCGCTGAGGTCCCAAACTGGGGTTGCCAGAAGACGTTGCCTCTTACCGAGCTAGGGTTCCTGGAAAAGAACAAACTAACCGTTGAAGTCTACATCAAAGTAGTTGAAGTTGTTCATCAAGGAAAATCAACCGAGAATGATATTATAGATTTTAATGGTTTCCAAATCATTGCTTCTCAA GCTTTTTCAGTGGCCAATATTGTCTCACAGGACCCATACTTTGTAGTAGATTTCAGACCGGAGAACCAATGGGTCCAAACAAAGTATATGTCTCTCCTTGGCCTCGTCGAGACACTGAGCAAGTCTCCACAGAGCTTGTCTGCGACTGAACTAAGCAATGCTCAAAGAGATTTGACTGCACTGACTGAAGCAGGCTTCAAGCTCGACTGGTTAAATTCAAAGCTTGAGGAGGTTTCCTTGGAGTGGAAGAAAGCATCACATTCTGATGGATCTTCTGTCCAACAACTCAAGGAACAGGTCAAGAATGTGGAATTGTCTTTGTCGGATCTCATTGTTGAACTGGAGAATGTGAAGATTAAATCTGCTGCTGCTGCCAAAGTTTCTTCGTTTCAGTTTATAGATTTTCTTATTAAGAAATTCTTTCTCTCTTGCTTCTCATTCTCAAAATCCTAG